The Pseudomonadota bacterium genome includes a window with the following:
- a CDS encoding thiamine pyrophosphate-dependent dehydrogenase E1 component subunit alpha encodes MTIWNKGKPIDMELKKKMYFDMLRIRMVEEAIAKHYSEQEMRCPVHLCIGQEAVAVGVCANLSKEDYVMSNHRSHGHYLAKGGNLKAMLAEIYGKATGCSKGKGGSMHLVDLSANFVGATPIVSSSIPVAVGLAFGTILKEKRSITAVFFGDAATEEGVFCESLNFASLKKLPIVFICENNFYSVYSPLFVRQPPERDNLSIVRAYGVAGEKGDGNDVLDVYTLAQRAIAHINQGLGPYYLQFDTYRWREHCGPNYDNDLGYRAEDEFTTWQGRCPIKHIEESLKNEGIISDSEVKEMVKRIHEEISEAFDFAKSSPFPDPKSAFAEVYA; translated from the coding sequence TTGACAATCTGGAATAAAGGTAAACCTATAGACATGGAATTAAAGAAAAAGATGTATTTTGATATGCTGCGGATTAGAATGGTCGAGGAAGCCATTGCTAAACACTACTCTGAACAGGAAATGCGTTGCCCTGTTCACTTATGCATCGGGCAGGAAGCTGTTGCCGTTGGCGTTTGCGCTAATCTGTCAAAAGAAGATTATGTAATGAGCAACCATCGTTCACACGGTCATTACCTTGCGAAAGGCGGAAATTTGAAAGCCATGCTTGCAGAAATATATGGAAAAGCAACGGGATGTTCAAAAGGCAAGGGCGGGTCTATGCATCTTGTCGATCTTTCAGCTAATTTTGTTGGCGCCACCCCGATAGTAAGCAGCAGCATTCCTGTTGCGGTAGGCCTTGCCTTTGGCACAATTTTAAAGGAAAAACGTAGTATAACTGCTGTATTTTTCGGTGATGCAGCCACAGAAGAAGGAGTCTTCTGTGAGAGTCTGAATTTTGCATCATTGAAAAAGCTGCCAATAGTTTTTATCTGTGAAAACAATTTCTATTCTGTCTATTCCCCGCTTTTCGTTCGCCAACCGCCTGAGAGAGATAATTTATCCATTGTAAGAGCCTATGGTGTAGCAGGAGAGAAAGGTGACGGCAATGATGTTCTTGACGTCTATACTCTCGCACAGAGGGCAATCGCACACATAAATCAGGGATTGGGGCCATATTATCTTCAGTTTGACACATATCGGTGGCGTGAACATTGCGGTCCCAATTATGACAATGATCTTGGATACCGGGCAGAGGATGAGTTTACCACATGGCAAGGCCGTTGCCCGATAAAACATATTGAAGAATCTCTTAAAAATGAAGGAATTATCTCTGACTCTGAAGTAAAGGAAATGGTGAAAAGAATTCATGAAGAAATCAGTGAAGCTTTTGACTTTGCCAAATCCAGCCCCTTTCCAGACCCTAAAAGCGCATTTGCAGAAGTATATGCTTAA
- a CDS encoding SDR family oxidoreductase yields MKILVTGGCGYVGSVLVPKLLNLGHEVTVYDIMWFGNFLKEHKNLKIIRGDIRNIDAVPMSGIDGIIHLANIANDPCGDLNAKLSWEVNVLATMGLVEKAISHNVKQFVLSSSGSVYGVKDDPQVTEDLPLVPISDYNKTKMISERVLLSYKDKIAIHIVRPATICGYSPRMRLDLSVNMLTIQALANGRITVFGGDQTRPNIHIQDITDVFIHFLNLGDKATGIYNAGFENISILDIAHMAAQLIPAEIIVSESNDPRSYRLNADKLLSTGFKPKHKVIDAMREIIDAFNSGKLHDEDNWYNIRAMKQLDNLE; encoded by the coding sequence ATGAAAATTCTTGTGACCGGTGGGTGCGGTTATGTGGGATCGGTGTTGGTTCCCAAGCTGCTTAATCTTGGGCATGAAGTAACTGTTTACGATATTATGTGGTTTGGGAATTTTCTGAAAGAACACAAAAATTTGAAAATTATCCGGGGCGACATTCGAAACATTGACGCTGTGCCGATGTCGGGAATTGACGGCATCATACACCTTGCCAATATAGCCAATGATCCCTGTGGAGACTTAAATGCAAAGCTTTCATGGGAAGTAAATGTTTTAGCCACGATGGGTTTGGTAGAAAAGGCTATTTCACATAACGTGAAGCAATTTGTTCTATCAAGTTCTGGTAGCGTATATGGTGTTAAGGATGATCCGCAGGTAACTGAAGACCTTCCTTTGGTGCCAATTTCCGATTACAACAAAACCAAAATGATCAGCGAACGGGTGCTATTGAGTTATAAAGATAAAATTGCAATTCATATTGTTCGTCCTGCTACCATATGCGGCTATTCCCCGAGGATGCGCCTTGACCTCTCTGTTAATATGCTCACAATACAAGCATTAGCAAACGGAAGAATAACAGTTTTCGGTGGAGATCAAACGAGGCCAAACATACATATCCAGGACATTACTGACGTATTCATTCATTTCCTCAATCTTGGCGACAAAGCAACGGGTATATATAATGCCGGTTTCGAAAATATTTCCATTTTGGACATTGCCCACATGGCGGCACAATTAATCCCCGCCGAAATCATCGTGAGTGAATCAAACGATCCACGTTCATACCGGCTCAATGCAGACAAGCTATTGAGCACCGGTTTTAAACCAAAACACAAAGTTATTGATGCAATGCGTGAAATTATTGATGCATTTAATTCCGGCAAACTTCATGATGAAGACAATTGGTATAATATTAGAGCAATGAAACAGCTTGACAATCTGGAATAA
- a CDS encoding GDP-mannose 4,6-dehydratase encodes MEKIVVIGSNSFSGSHFVDFALVEGVEVIGISRSPELHPVFLPYKKRQNASFKFYQLDLNHDLLSIMKIIEENKPEYIINFASQSMVAESWQNPEHWFQTNVVATIKFHDKLRHCGFLKKYVHISTPEVYGTCEGVVKENTNYTPSTPYAVSRAAADMSLMSFQKAYNFPVVFTRAANVYGPGQQLYRIIPRTILFFLIGKKLQLHGGGESIRSFIHIRDVADGTLRVTRQASPGEIFHFSTTRNISIRSLVEIIATQLGLSFADHVEVVGERLGKDAAYLLDSTKARTLFGWRDQISLEQGIEETIAWVRDNLEVLQQQAFNYIHKQ; translated from the coding sequence ATGGAAAAAATTGTAGTAATAGGCAGCAACTCATTTTCAGGCTCTCATTTTGTTGATTTTGCCCTTGTAGAAGGTGTTGAAGTTATCGGTATAAGTCGTTCTCCTGAATTGCACCCTGTTTTTCTTCCCTATAAAAAAAGACAAAATGCTTCATTTAAATTTTATCAATTGGACCTCAACCACGATCTTCTCAGTATTATGAAAATTATTGAGGAAAACAAACCCGAATATATTATCAATTTTGCCTCACAGAGTATGGTTGCGGAAAGCTGGCAGAATCCCGAACATTGGTTTCAAACCAACGTTGTTGCCACTATTAAATTTCATGATAAATTAAGACACTGTGGTTTTCTTAAAAAATATGTTCATATTTCCACCCCTGAAGTTTATGGAACATGCGAAGGGGTTGTAAAGGAAAATACAAATTATACCCCAAGTACTCCTTACGCTGTTTCACGCGCAGCCGCTGATATGAGTCTAATGAGCTTTCAAAAGGCATATAACTTTCCTGTAGTGTTTACAAGGGCAGCAAACGTCTATGGTCCGGGACAACAATTATATAGGATTATCCCCAGGACTATTCTGTTTTTTTTAATTGGTAAAAAACTCCAGCTTCATGGCGGTGGAGAATCGATACGTTCCTTTATCCACATAAGAGACGTGGCAGATGGCACGCTCCGGGTTACGAGACAAGCTTCACCTGGAGAAATCTTTCATTTTTCTACAACTCGAAACATCTCCATCAGGTCTCTTGTCGAGATAATTGCCACCCAACTTGGCTTGTCTTTTGCCGATCATGTCGAAGTAGTGGGGGAGCGCCTCGGCAAGGATGCGGCATATTTGCTTGATAGCACAAAAGCCAGGACTTTGTTTGGCTGGAGGGATCAAATCAGTCTTGAACAAGGCATAGAAGAAACGATTGCCTGGGTTCGAGATAATCTGGAAGTTTTACAGCAGCAGGCATTTAATTATATTCATAAACAATAA
- a CDS encoding SIS domain-containing protein — MWLNNIDEIRRCLGSLIVTDCNVNNIDADKAFDIFTDLAIQARDERKTIFLVGNGASASMASHIAADLAKNADIHTEVFTDLSLITAIANDISFDEVFAEPLKKRLAQGDILVEISSSGKSQNILRAAEITKQYGGKVITLSAMDADNPLRKTGDLNFYVPAATYGMAETCHAAILHHWIDRVTLFKKTTSRGLK, encoded by the coding sequence ATGTGGCTAAACAACATTGATGAAATTAGAAGGTGTTTGGGATCACTTATTGTAACTGACTGCAACGTTAACAATATTGATGCTGATAAAGCGTTTGATATCTTTACTGATTTGGCTATTCAAGCCAGAGATGAGCGAAAAACAATTTTTCTTGTCGGCAATGGCGCCAGCGCATCTATGGCCAGTCACATTGCTGCTGACTTAGCGAAAAATGCCGATATTCATACAGAAGTTTTTACCGATCTATCGCTTATAACTGCCATAGCAAATGATATATCTTTTGATGAAGTGTTTGCTGAGCCATTAAAAAAACGTCTTGCTCAGGGAGATATTCTGGTGGAGATCAGTAGTTCAGGCAAATCACAGAACATTTTACGTGCAGCTGAAATAACGAAACAATATGGCGGTAAAGTCATTACGTTATCGGCAATGGATGCTGATAACCCTCTTCGCAAAACAGGTGATCTCAATTTCTATGTGCCTGCTGCAACATACGGAATGGCTGAAACCTGTCATGCGGCAATCCTTCATCACTGGATTGACAGAGTTACCTTATTTAAAAAAACAACAAGTAGAGGGCTAAAATAG
- a CDS encoding nucleotidyltransferase family protein, whose amino-acid sequence MKSILLTAGFGSRLRPLTNVLPKCLLPINGRPLLEYWFSMLRDAGIISMLMNLHYLADAMREWVMLTEYAHNIKMVYEEELLGTGGTLLRNRDFVGNEPVMLVHADNLCLTDIQRYIAAHANRPKGTEITMMTFNTPTPETCGIVEIDDSGIVRAFHEKVADPPGNLANAAVYIIEPAVIDFLASLNKPLVDFSTEVLPHYVETGKVYTYHNQIYHRDIGNMGSYLAAQIEFPQSATSKETNNAWSLICRRNSNKLDDKIISALSSTLNAELVDVDKLLQNKKNKSVNRAKICIMYCSDAGKHLEPVTRMIENEKLLTSNILIFFKKVPTNFSSRTLYEKTGLRSIALYSNDN is encoded by the coding sequence ATGAAAAGTATCTTACTAACAGCAGGCTTTGGAAGCCGTTTGAGACCCTTAACTAATGTTTTACCAAAATGCCTGTTGCCTATTAACGGCAGACCTCTTTTGGAATATTGGTTTTCTATGCTTAGAGATGCAGGAATCATTTCTATGCTGATGAATTTGCATTATCTTGCAGATGCTATGAGGGAATGGGTAATGCTTACCGAATATGCACACAATATAAAAATGGTTTATGAAGAAGAGTTGCTTGGCACAGGAGGTACCCTTTTAAGAAACCGGGATTTTGTGGGCAATGAACCTGTTATGCTTGTTCATGCCGATAACCTTTGTTTGACGGATATTCAGAGGTACATTGCCGCACACGCTAATCGTCCCAAAGGAACGGAGATAACGATGATGACGTTCAATACCCCTACACCGGAAACTTGTGGAATTGTAGAGATTGATGATTCCGGCATAGTTCGGGCCTTTCACGAAAAAGTTGCCGACCCACCCGGGAATCTTGCCAATGCCGCTGTTTACATTATAGAACCTGCTGTGATAGATTTTCTTGCATCTTTGAATAAACCATTAGTTGACTTCAGCACTGAAGTTCTTCCTCATTATGTTGAAACGGGTAAAGTTTATACGTACCATAATCAGATTTATCACAGAGATATCGGGAATATGGGTAGTTATCTGGCTGCTCAGATAGAATTTCCACAGTCTGCAACTTCTAAAGAAACAAATAATGCCTGGTCATTAATATGCAGACGAAATTCAAACAAACTTGATGATAAAATTATTTCTGCCCTTTCGTCCACTTTGAATGCGGAATTGGTTGACGTAGACAAGTTGTTACAAAACAAGAAGAACAAATCAGTTAACAGAGCAAAGATCTGCATAATGTATTGTTCAGATGCTGGAAAGCATTTAGAGCCTGTCACCAGAATGATTGAAAACGAAAAATTGTTAACTTCCAATATTCTTATTTTTTTTAAAAAAGTTCCCACTAATTTTTCTTCCCGTACATTATACGAAAAAACGGGCTTGAGAAGTATAGCTCTCTACTCCAACGACAATTGA
- a CDS encoding PfkB family carbohydrate kinase has protein sequence MKLLKLKELANRIQALKSEGKRIVHCHGIFDILHIGHIRYLEQAKKMGDILIVTITPDRYVNRGPGRPVFNELLRSEMVASLHFADYVAINKWPTAVETIRLLKPDIYARGADFKNRPPDNSGNSRKEEEAIREVGGNLAYTDDVHFSSTDLINRYLNTISDEVEEYLSVFRQRYSKEQVLQTINNMVDLRVLVVGDTILDEYQYCEVIGKSSKDPVLALKYQSHDLFAGGVLAVANHVANFAKSVKLVTLIGEKDSHEDFIRSQLRSNIDPYFVTQDNAPTLIKRRFIEGYSLNKLFEVYVMDSSGLNTEKDNQLCMWVQEQAQNYDLVIAADFGHGAISENLVKTLADHSPFLAVNTQANAGNRGFHTISRYPRTDYACIAEHEIRLETRTINGDLKPMIEHIAQNLSCRQFVVTRGREGALVRNPTGDFIEVPSFAQNIVDRVGAGDAFFAVTSLAAAQLAPAEIIGFIGNAVGSLAVEIVGNKKSIDRQSTQKYISHLLR, from the coding sequence TTGAAACTTCTTAAACTTAAAGAACTTGCAAATAGAATCCAGGCTTTAAAGTCTGAAGGAAAAAGAATAGTCCACTGTCATGGAATTTTTGACATTCTACACATTGGCCATATTCGTTATCTGGAACAGGCAAAAAAGATGGGAGATATTTTAATTGTTACTATAACCCCTGACCGCTATGTAAACAGGGGTCCCGGAAGACCAGTGTTTAACGAATTGCTACGTTCTGAAATGGTTGCTTCGCTACACTTTGCAGACTATGTAGCAATTAATAAATGGCCAACGGCGGTTGAGACTATTAGACTTTTAAAACCTGATATTTATGCAAGAGGTGCTGATTTTAAGAATCGTCCTCCTGATAATTCAGGAAATAGCAGAAAAGAAGAAGAGGCAATCCGAGAAGTCGGGGGAAACCTTGCATATACCGATGATGTGCATTTTAGCTCTACTGATTTGATAAATCGTTACTTAAATACTATATCGGATGAGGTTGAAGAATATTTGAGTGTTTTTCGCCAACGATATAGCAAGGAACAAGTTTTGCAAACTATCAACAACATGGTTGACCTCAGGGTTCTTGTTGTTGGCGATACCATTCTCGATGAGTACCAGTATTGTGAAGTCATAGGGAAGTCGTCAAAAGACCCGGTTCTTGCTCTTAAGTACCAATCGCATGATCTTTTTGCTGGTGGTGTGCTTGCTGTTGCCAACCATGTTGCGAACTTTGCCAAGTCAGTAAAGCTTGTCACTTTAATAGGCGAAAAAGACAGCCACGAGGATTTTATTCGTTCACAGCTTCGGTCGAATATCGATCCATATTTTGTAACGCAGGATAACGCCCCTACTTTAATCAAACGGCGGTTCATTGAAGGATATTCTCTTAATAAACTTTTTGAAGTTTATGTAATGGACAGTTCCGGACTTAATACTGAAAAAGATAATCAATTATGCATGTGGGTTCAGGAACAGGCACAAAATTACGATCTTGTTATCGCAGCCGATTTTGGACATGGTGCAATAAGTGAAAATTTAGTTAAAACTCTTGCAGACCACTCCCCGTTTCTTGCGGTAAATACCCAGGCAAACGCCGGAAATAGGGGATTTCATACAATTTCGCGATATCCTCGTACTGATTATGCCTGTATAGCTGAACATGAAATAAGGCTTGAGACAAGGACCATTAACGGTGATTTGAAGCCAATGATAGAGCATATTGCTCAAAATCTAAGTTGCAGACAGTTTGTAGTAACAAGAGGCCGCGAAGGTGCATTAGTCAGGAATCCTACGGGTGATTTTATCGAAGTTCCATCGTTTGCACAAAACATCGTTGACCGTGTAGGGGCTGGAGATGCCTTTTTTGCGGTTACTTCTCTTGCTGCTGCTCAGCTTGCACCAGCAGAAATAATAGGGTTTATTGGAAATGCCGTCGGTTCTTTAGCTGTTGAGATTGTTGGTAATAAAAAGTCCATTGATAGGCAGAGTACACAAAAATATATTTCGCATCTACTCCGATAA
- a CDS encoding HAD family hydrolase, translating to MGKINAIFLDRDGTIIHDVGYPKDPKQVELLPGVIEALKSLKKHRFKLIVVSNQSGIGRGILTLNEVEQVNEHIVSILEKNGISIDATYYCPHAPEEQCSCRKPSPEMLLLAAKALDIDVTHSFMVGDKESDIEAGKRAGCGTILLENNSVLNNFVPMPDFIASNWSEALLYILGKSPDNVERELL from the coding sequence TTGGGTAAAATAAATGCTATCTTTTTAGATCGGGATGGGACAATCATCCATGATGTAGGTTATCCGAAAGATCCGAAACAAGTTGAATTGCTTCCTGGAGTTATTGAAGCCTTAAAAAGCTTAAAGAAGCACAGATTTAAATTAATTGTAGTCAGCAATCAGTCCGGTATAGGGAGGGGTATATTGACCCTTAACGAGGTGGAACAGGTAAACGAGCACATTGTTTCTATTTTAGAGAAAAATGGAATATCAATCGATGCTACTTACTATTGCCCTCATGCCCCCGAAGAACAGTGTTCTTGTCGCAAACCATCACCGGAAATGCTTTTACTTGCTGCAAAAGCGTTAGATATTGATGTTACCCATTCTTTTATGGTCGGTGATAAGGAAAGTGATATTGAAGCTGGCAAGCGGGCTGGATGTGGAACTATTTTGTTGGAAAATAATTCTGTTTTAAATAACTTTGTTCCGATGCCGGACTTTATAGCTTCAAACTGGTCAGAAGCATTGTTATATATTTTGGGTAAATCTCCTGACAATGTCGAAAGGGAGTTATTATAA
- a CDS encoding D-sedoheptulose 7-phosphate isomerase, which translates to MEIIKDTIRTTIENLQRIIADHDTVSRIHETARIIISAIKSGNKLMICGNGGSAADAQHIAGEFVCRFYNDREPFPAIALTTDTSVITAISNDYSYDQIFSRQVRALGKPGDVLLGISTSGSSGNVLEAFKAGRLIGIKTVLLTGEIENTIAAHSDMVIKAPSTDTPRIQEMHLVIEHIICKIVEKEIFG; encoded by the coding sequence ATGGAAATTATTAAAGATACGATCCGGACAACAATAGAAAATTTACAGAGAATAATTGCTGACCACGACACTGTCAGTCGAATTCATGAAACTGCCCGGATAATAATCAGTGCAATAAAATCTGGCAACAAACTCATGATTTGCGGCAACGGTGGAAGTGCGGCAGATGCTCAGCATATTGCAGGTGAATTTGTATGCAGGTTTTATAATGACAGGGAACCCTTCCCTGCTATAGCCCTTACAACCGATACATCGGTAATTACAGCTATATCCAACGACTATTCCTATGACCAAATTTTCAGCCGTCAGGTAAGAGCCCTTGGCAAACCGGGTGATGTCCTGCTTGGTATTAGTACAAGCGGCAGTTCTGGCAATGTCCTGGAAGCATTCAAGGCCGGCCGGTTAATAGGAATAAAGACCGTACTTCTAACTGGCGAAATAGAAAATACCATTGCAGCACACAGCGATATGGTCATAAAAGCTCCATCAACTGACACGCCTCGCATCCAGGAGATGCACCTTGTGATTGAGCATATCATTTGCAAAATAGTAGAGAAAGAAATCTTTGGGTAA
- a CDS encoding radical SAM protein: MMIENLITYISRKKNADYLQFIPSTSLDMHPTSADAPTLLYMHVPFCEELCPYCSFNRVVFQEGLAREYYRALRKEILMYKKLGYDFRALYVGGGTPTVLIDELDETINLIKENYHISEISVETNPNHLTSNNIEHLKGMGVNRLSVGVQTFDNGILKALERYHKYGSSEEIADRLKYTQGIFNTLNVDMIFNFPTQTMEILENDLSTLIGLGVDQVTYYPLMVSSYTKDVMSKKLGVVNYEKGNQLYFKIIEMLSVHYVASTAWCFSKKERMPGEAPVHPRDVGRTVNTHFCGYPAPSDVGREGIYVQAQADIPANISERTSLMHTENKEGATQANTQNVSAINSSHGEREGKAPTALPVEGATQAPVIDEYVVHYEEYAGIGSGSIGYLGGVAYANTFDIRTYIDQVDRGMLPITGKRVFSIKERLCYDFLMKLFGLSLDIKQLSIRNKVNANRYLWSEILFFRFVGGLKKSGNTLFLTKKGQYYWVLMMREFFIGVNNFRDFCRAEMVSKTKQGR, translated from the coding sequence ATGATGATTGAAAACTTAATTACCTACATCTCGCGGAAAAAAAATGCAGATTACCTGCAGTTTATCCCTTCAACCTCACTGGACATGCATCCGACGTCAGCTGATGCCCCGACCCTGCTCTACATGCATGTGCCTTTCTGTGAAGAACTCTGCCCATACTGCTCCTTTAATCGTGTAGTCTTCCAGGAGGGGCTTGCACGTGAATATTACCGTGCTTTACGCAAAGAAATTCTTATGTACAAGAAGCTGGGGTACGATTTCCGGGCTCTTTATGTAGGAGGGGGAACCCCCACTGTCCTTATTGATGAACTTGATGAAACTATCAATTTAATAAAGGAAAATTATCATATTTCTGAAATATCCGTTGAGACAAACCCTAACCACCTTACAAGTAATAATATTGAACATTTAAAGGGAATGGGGGTAAACAGACTTTCTGTGGGCGTACAAACCTTTGATAACGGCATCCTGAAGGCACTGGAGCGTTATCATAAATACGGGAGCAGTGAGGAGATAGCTGACAGGTTGAAATATACACAGGGTATATTTAACACACTCAATGTAGATATGATATTCAATTTTCCCACACAGACGATGGAGATCCTTGAAAATGACCTGTCAACTCTCATCGGACTGGGTGTAGATCAGGTAACATACTACCCTTTGATGGTCTCTTCTTATACAAAGGATGTAATGAGCAAAAAGCTGGGGGTTGTAAACTACGAAAAAGGCAACCAGCTCTATTTTAAAATAATTGAGATGCTCTCTGTCCACTATGTAGCAAGTACAGCATGGTGTTTTTCGAAAAAAGAAAGGATGCCGGGGGAGGCTCCAGTTCATCCGAGGGACGTAGGACGTACAGTCAACACCCACTTTTGTGGGTACCCGGCTCCTTCGGACGTAGGACGAGAAGGCATTTACGTCCAGGCGCAAGCGGACATCCCAGCGAACATAAGTGAACGGACATCCCTCATGCATACGGAAAATAAGGAGGGGGCGACGCAAGCCAACACACAAAACGTCAGCGCGATAAATAGCTCACACGGTGAGCGGGAAGGGAAGGCTCCGACGGCTTTGCCAGTGGAGGGGGCGACGCAAGCCCCAGTAATTGACGAATACGTTGTCCACTACGAAGAATATGCAGGTATCGGAAGCGGCTCTATTGGTTATCTGGGGGGAGTTGCTTATGCAAATACCTTCGATATAAGAACCTATATCGATCAGGTGGACAGGGGTATGCTGCCCATTACCGGAAAAAGAGTTTTTTCCATTAAAGAGAGGTTATGTTATGACTTCCTGATGAAACTTTTTGGTCTGAGCCTTGATATTAAACAGTTAAGTATCAGGAATAAAGTAAATGCTAACCGATATCTTTGGTCCGAAATCCTCTTCTTCAGATTTGTCGGCGGTTTAAAAAAGTCGGGTAATACTTTATTCCTGACCAAAAAAGGACAATATTACTGGGTTCTTATGATGCGCGAATTTTTTATCGGAGTAAACAACTTCAGAGACTTTTGCCGTGCTGAAATGGTTTCAAAAACAAAACAAGGGAGATAA
- a CDS encoding MBL fold metallo-hydrolase: protein MKIRFLGAIRKVTGSCFHLLVNGLQILVDCGMNQGKNSDELNRMAFDFEPDKIDYLLLTHAHLDHSGLIPKFVAAGFKGKILTTAATAELLEIMLYDSAHIQEKDAEWLTKKSLRAGRDEVFEPLYTEEDVKHVIPFINKEQYGKINELGNGVKYRFVDAGHILGSGSLEIWYQDNGKEKKIVFSGDIGKNGNPIINDPQHIEEADYVVVESTYGNRFHKGLKESIDEFTDAIKMTFKRGGNVLIPSFAVGRTQDILFLLDKLVKEKRLSHLNVYIDSPLADKATKVYISHTELFDKEAANSFWFKGGEGMTLHYTTALEESQKINKIKSGAIIIAGSGMCDGGRIRHHFKHNIWRPECSIIFTGFQVRGTLGRYIIDGAKHAHILGEEVAIKAKIYTIGGFSAHADQTELLEWLGTFKNKPKVFIVHGEENVSLEFQEIVLKKLGLDTYVPHKGEELDI, encoded by the coding sequence ATGAAAATACGTTTTCTGGGCGCTATACGTAAGGTAACAGGGTCATGCTTTCACCTGCTGGTAAATGGCTTACAGATACTTGTCGATTGCGGAATGAATCAAGGGAAGAATTCGGATGAACTTAACAGGATGGCCTTTGACTTTGAGCCTGACAAGATAGATTACCTCCTTCTCACCCATGCTCATCTTGACCATTCAGGACTCATACCGAAGTTTGTCGCAGCAGGATTCAAGGGGAAAATATTGACTACAGCGGCAACAGCAGAACTCCTGGAGATTATGCTTTATGATTCTGCCCATATTCAGGAAAAGGATGCGGAATGGCTTACAAAAAAATCCTTAAGGGCAGGCAGGGATGAAGTATTCGAGCCCCTCTACACAGAAGAAGACGTGAAACATGTAATCCCATTTATCAACAAAGAGCAATATGGAAAAATAAATGAGCTGGGTAACGGTGTTAAATACAGGTTTGTCGATGCAGGGCATATACTGGGATCAGGTTCTCTTGAGATCTGGTATCAGGATAACGGCAAAGAGAAAAAGATTGTATTCTCCGGGGATATAGGAAAAAACGGAAATCCCATTATAAACGATCCGCAGCATATAGAAGAAGCGGATTATGTTGTTGTAGAGTCAACCTATGGCAATAGATTTCATAAAGGACTGAAAGAAAGCATAGATGAATTCACCGATGCAATAAAGATGACCTTCAAACGAGGAGGAAATGTCCTTATACCTTCCTTTGCTGTGGGAAGAACACAGGACATTCTCTTTTTACTCGACAAGCTTGTAAAGGAGAAAAGACTTTCGCACCTCAATGTATATATAGACAGCCCCCTTGCAGATAAAGCAACAAAGGTCTATATTTCGCATACAGAACTGTTCGATAAAGAGGCAGCTAATTCATTCTGGTTTAAGGGGGGCGAAGGAATGACCCTCCATTATACAACAGCCCTTGAAGAATCCCAAAAGATAAACAAAATAAAGTCGGGCGCTATCATTATTGCCGGCAGCGGAATGTGCGATGGCGGGCGCATCCGGCATCATTTCAAACATAATATATGGCGCCCTGAGTGCAGCATCATTTTTACCGGCTTTCAGGTAAGGGGAACACTCGGACGGTATATTATCGATGGCGCAAAACATGCTCATATACTCGGTGAAGAGGTAGCAATAAAGGCAAAAATATATACGATAGGAGGCTTTTCAGCTCATGCCGACCAGACAGAACTCCTTGAATGGCTCGGCACTTTTAAAAATAAACCGAAGGTCTTCATTGTTCACGGCGAGGAAAACGTTTCCCTTGAATTTCAAGAGATTGTTCTGAAAAAGCTGGGTCTTGACACATACGTGCCCCATAAAGGGGAAGAACTCGATATCTAA